In one Leptospiraceae bacterium genomic region, the following are encoded:
- a CDS encoding phospho-N-acetylmuramoyl-pentapeptide-transferase yields MFLYFFHDLLGPDPGFFRIFGYVTFRALMAGLTSMFLTFFLGKRIIAYLYKIRFKESIRPDGPASHEVKSGTPTMGGLMIISGLIVSTLLWGNLKNLNVLLISVFSILFSALGFRDDYEKAILKIKGGMKARVKFGISILLALSFCLLFFLVTGEPSNSSKGITFALTDLFLPFLKGPILSLEILFAIPFSICVIIGTTHAVNLTDGLDGLATGTVAISSITFGIIAYVSGTPVAANYLNIPYLPEAHEYSVFISALTGSLIGFLWFNSHPAEVFMGDTGSLFLGATLGMISILLKKELLLVVLGGVFVAEALSVILQVGSFKLRGKRIFRMAPLHHHFELGGMKETKIVIRFWIVAIILALISLSSLKIQ; encoded by the coding sequence ATGTTCTTATACTTTTTCCATGATCTACTCGGCCCCGACCCGGGCTTCTTTCGAATTTTTGGCTATGTTACCTTCAGAGCCCTCATGGCGGGACTCACCTCCATGTTTCTAACTTTCTTTTTAGGAAAACGAATTATCGCCTACCTGTATAAGATTCGCTTTAAAGAAAGTATCCGCCCCGATGGTCCGGCTTCCCATGAGGTAAAATCCGGCACTCCTACTATGGGCGGTCTGATGATTATTTCAGGGCTAATTGTATCTACCCTGCTCTGGGGAAACCTGAAGAATCTCAACGTGCTTTTAATTTCTGTTTTCAGTATTCTTTTCAGTGCCCTTGGCTTTCGAGACGATTACGAAAAGGCGATTCTGAAAATAAAAGGAGGTATGAAAGCGAGAGTCAAATTCGGAATCAGCATTCTCCTTGCTTTAAGTTTCTGCCTGCTGTTTTTTTTAGTCACCGGGGAACCCTCAAATTCCAGTAAGGGAATTACCTTTGCCCTGACAGACCTTTTTCTACCTTTTCTCAAAGGCCCGATCCTGTCCCTGGAAATACTCTTTGCCATTCCCTTTTCTATCTGTGTTATTATCGGGACTACTCATGCAGTCAATCTTACAGACGGTCTGGATGGACTGGCAACCGGCACAGTAGCCATCTCCAGCATCACTTTCGGAATTATCGCCTATGTATCCGGAACCCCAGTAGCTGCTAATTACCTGAATATTCCTTACCTTCCAGAAGCCCATGAATACTCAGTTTTCATTTCTGCCCTTACAGGTTCATTAATCGGCTTCCTGTGGTTCAATTCCCACCCGGCAGAAGTTTTCATGGGAGATACAGGCTCCCTCTTTTTAGGTGCTACCCTCGGTATGATTTCCATCCTGTTAAAAAAAGAACTTCTTCTGGTCGTTTTAGGAGGAGTTTTTGTAGCAGAAGCCCTGAGTGTAATTTTACAGGTAGGCTCCTTTAAACTCCGGGGAAAACGAATCTTCCGAATGGCACCCCTGCACCACCATTTTGAACTGGGAGGAATGAAAGAAACAAAAATTGTTATCCGTTTCTGGATAGTGGCAATTATTCTTGCACTCATATCCCTTTCCTCATTAAAGATCCAGTAA